In Caldalkalibacillus thermarum, a single window of DNA contains:
- a CDS encoding YphA family membrane protein: MNDGYIFMIGIWILFILAVTRWLDFFWAHHPHKALIRKGVIIVLAMKLLTQEWYLPLGSQYAINVSSIFIPALICGFFLWRDRSGFLRQMMAVILFLGVFYAVSHQLFLWDPVLMVMPTMYMFPVFFTLFLLLATLHLPQQWLMMTSGMILGEIVHKWFLLRYVDYVVVGDAAFRDQLVIGLCLVTAVTLTARLGIKVYQYLYHKFHSQWKEEG; the protein is encoded by the coding sequence GACACGCTGGCTGGATTTTTTCTGGGCTCATCATCCCCATAAGGCCTTGATACGAAAAGGCGTCATTATTGTTTTGGCCATGAAACTTTTGACCCAGGAATGGTATTTGCCACTTGGCAGTCAGTACGCTATTAATGTCAGCAGTATATTCATACCCGCCCTCATTTGCGGTTTTTTCCTGTGGCGGGATCGGTCGGGATTTCTGAGGCAAATGATGGCTGTCATTCTGTTTTTAGGCGTGTTTTATGCGGTGAGCCATCAGCTGTTCCTTTGGGATCCTGTTTTGATGGTGATGCCGACTATGTATATGTTCCCTGTCTTCTTCACCTTATTTTTGCTGCTGGCTACCCTGCATTTGCCCCAACAATGGCTGATGATGACCAGCGGGATGATTTTGGGCGAGATTGTACATAAATGGTTTTTATTACGGTATGTGGATTATGTTGTAGTGGGTGATGCTGCGTTCCGGGATCAGCTGGTGATAGGATTGTGCTTGGTTACGGCGGTCACCTTAACCGCCCGCTTGGGGATAAAGGTATATCAGTATTTGTATCATAAATTCCACTCTCAGTGGAAAGAGGAGGGTTAA
- a CDS encoding YIEGIA family protein produces MEQYTIPVLLGVLFGFGGRLLLLKNDYRQYPTQPHGMIVHLTLGFIAAGLGSIAIPALLEQEYAAITFLALAAQHFREVRNMERETLTKMDEMELVSRGKTYIEGIALTFEGRNYMAILVASITTLATILVEWWLGVLVGLTGVVLCLWFRSGKFLSSIAHIEPAEVRLEGPEVFVNDIHIMNVGLADSRELIMKQALGVILKPKTIDSVVTLANLGQRQAILYDLSVGLGVYRDDDKPSLVPLTRRDLADGRVAVFFLPQIKNMERAIEVISRVPVLENAVHVPTESEASAKTGR; encoded by the coding sequence GTGGAGCAATATACCATTCCCGTCCTGCTAGGGGTTCTCTTTGGATTTGGCGGACGCCTGTTGCTATTAAAAAATGATTACCGGCAATACCCCACTCAGCCACACGGGATGATCGTTCATCTCACTTTGGGTTTCATCGCCGCCGGTTTAGGAAGCATTGCGATCCCTGCCCTATTGGAGCAAGAGTATGCGGCCATCACCTTTCTGGCGTTGGCTGCCCAGCACTTTCGTGAAGTGCGCAACATGGAGCGGGAAACACTTACTAAAATGGATGAAATGGAACTGGTCTCAAGAGGAAAAACTTACATAGAAGGAATTGCCTTAACTTTTGAAGGTCGGAATTATATGGCTATTCTCGTTGCCTCTATCACCACACTGGCCACCATACTTGTTGAGTGGTGGCTGGGTGTCTTGGTCGGTTTGACAGGGGTTGTTCTTTGTCTATGGTTTAGGAGTGGCAAGTTCCTGAGCAGCATCGCCCATATTGAACCAGCTGAAGTACGTCTGGAAGGTCCTGAAGTGTTTGTGAATGATATTCATATTATGAACGTGGGTCTTGCCGACAGCCGGGAGCTGATCATGAAACAGGCGCTGGGTGTGATTTTAAAACCCAAGACAATTGACAGTGTGGTGACCCTGGCCAATCTTGGCCAAAGGCAGGCGATTTTGTATGATTTGTCTGTCGGATTGGGAGTCTACAGGGATGATGACAAGCCTTCACTGGTTCCCTTGACCCGCCGGGATTTGGCTGACGGGCGGGTGGCGGTGTTTTTTCTGCCCCAGATTAAGAATATGGAACGGGCCATCGAGGTGATATCCCGGGTGCCTGTTCTCGAAAATGCGGTGCATGTGCCAACTGAATCTGAGGCTAGTGCTAAAACAGGGAGGTAG
- a CDS encoding capping complex subunit for YIEGIA, with translation MGKNTIEKKVLAVLTTNPSKVAGGVPIFIFNTEDEVQQRMRMFESILGGMGHQIDPEVYVVVRH, from the coding sequence ATGGGAAAAAATACAATCGAAAAAAAGGTTTTGGCGGTTCTGACGACTAATCCGTCAAAAGTGGCCGGTGGTGTTCCCATTTTTATTTTTAATACAGAGGATGAAGTTCAGCAAAGGATGCGCATGTTTGAAAGCATTTTAGGTGGAATGGGGCATCAAATCGATCCGGAAGTGTATGTGGTGGTCCGCCATTGA
- a CDS encoding DUF3189 family protein, producing the protein MRITQSGMHIIYHCYGSAHSSIIAAAIHLGRLPSDRVPDKEEILALPDFDTTRDDSLGHIFFKGRDEKGHAIYTAGMGRHHQTVKRLLLEMIRLNNGPESSFKFVEALPSINKLAKLGGALSRRYGLVMIGRPLAAIGIMQSYQHLVELVHKTKEEVKNQEKGSESTERKRS; encoded by the coding sequence ATGCGAATAACTCAATCAGGCATGCACATTATTTATCACTGTTATGGGAGTGCCCACTCCTCTATTATTGCTGCGGCCATTCATCTGGGCCGGCTCCCGTCTGACCGGGTTCCAGACAAGGAAGAGATACTGGCCTTACCTGATTTTGATACCACCAGAGATGATTCGTTGGGCCATATTTTTTTTAAGGGGCGGGATGAGAAGGGCCATGCCATCTATACGGCAGGAATGGGGCGCCATCACCAGACCGTTAAGCGTTTACTGCTGGAGATGATCCGGCTCAATAATGGTCCTGAATCCTCTTTTAAGTTTGTTGAAGCCCTCCCCTCCATCAATAAACTGGCCAAATTGGGGGGCGCACTTTCCCGGCGCTATGGGTTGGTGATGATTGGCCGCCCCCTGGCTGCCATAGGCATCATGCAGAGTTATCAGCATCTGGTTGAGCTGGTGCATAAAACAAAAGAAGAGGTTAAGAACCAGGAAAAAGGGTCAGAAAGCACAGAAAGAAAAAGAAGTTGA
- the der gene encoding ribosome biogenesis GTPase Der, with protein sequence MAKPVVAIVGRPNVGKSTIFNRIVGKRVSIVEDTPGVTRDRLYSSAEWLDHEFNIIDTGGIELDDDDQLLKQVRQQAELAIDEAHVIIFIVDAKAGLTPADEEIARILYKSQKPVVVAVNKVDHPKQRDAVYDFYALGFGEPVPVSGVHGTGLGDLLDKVAESFPEQEEEDYDDDVIRIAVIGRPNVGKSSLVNALLGEERVIVSDVAGTTRDAIDTMLERDGQTFVLIDTAGMRKRGKVYEKTEKYSVLRALRAIERCDVVLMVLNAEEGIREQDKRIAGYALEAGRGMIFVVNKWDAIEKDERTHTLFTRQIRDHFQFVDYAPILFVSAKTKQRIHTILPKVKAVAEQHALRIPTHVFNDLLMDAITLNPPPTDKGRRLKIKYGTQVSVKPPTFVLFVNDPELMHFSYERYLINKIREAFPYEGTPIRLLLRKK encoded by the coding sequence ATGGCTAAACCGGTTGTCGCCATTGTGGGCCGGCCAAATGTCGGCAAATCAACGATTTTTAACCGTATTGTGGGAAAACGGGTGTCCATCGTTGAGGACACTCCCGGCGTCACCCGGGACCGGCTGTACAGTTCCGCCGAATGGCTGGATCATGAGTTTAACATCATTGATACTGGTGGTATTGAACTGGATGACGACGATCAGCTGCTGAAGCAAGTGAGACAACAGGCTGAACTGGCTATTGATGAAGCCCATGTCATTATTTTTATCGTCGACGCTAAAGCAGGCCTGACACCGGCTGATGAAGAGATTGCCCGTATCTTGTACAAATCGCAAAAACCTGTGGTTGTTGCCGTCAATAAAGTAGATCACCCTAAACAAAGGGATGCTGTTTATGATTTTTATGCTTTGGGATTTGGTGAGCCAGTGCCGGTTTCAGGGGTGCATGGCACCGGACTGGGTGATCTGCTGGACAAGGTGGCCGAATCTTTTCCAGAGCAGGAAGAAGAGGATTATGATGACGATGTCATTCGCATTGCTGTCATCGGCAGACCGAATGTTGGCAAATCATCCCTGGTCAATGCCCTCTTGGGAGAAGAGCGGGTGATTGTCAGCGATGTAGCCGGAACCACCCGTGATGCCATCGACACGATGCTGGAAAGGGATGGACAAACGTTTGTCTTGATCGATACAGCGGGGATGCGCAAACGGGGCAAGGTGTATGAAAAGACGGAAAAATACAGTGTCTTGCGGGCCTTAAGGGCGATTGAACGTTGTGACGTCGTGCTGATGGTTTTAAATGCCGAAGAGGGTATCCGGGAGCAGGACAAACGGATTGCTGGATATGCCCTCGAGGCTGGCCGGGGTATGATTTTCGTGGTCAATAAATGGGACGCGATCGAGAAAGATGAACGCACCCATACTCTGTTTACCCGTCAAATACGGGATCATTTTCAGTTTGTCGATTATGCGCCCATTTTGTTTGTGTCGGCCAAAACAAAGCAGCGCATCCATACCATCCTGCCCAAAGTAAAAGCGGTGGCAGAACAACATGCCTTAAGGATTCCCACTCATGTTTTTAATGATTTACTGATGGATGCCATAACCCTTAATCCTCCGCCAACAGATAAGGGCCGGCGTTTGAAAATTAAATATGGCACTCAGGTCAGTGTCAAGCCGCCAACGTTTGTCTTATTTGTCAACGATCCCGAACTGATGCATTTTTCTTATGAACGCTATCTGATCAATAAAATCCGCGAAGCATTTCCGTATGAGGGCACACCTATCCGTCTTTTGTTAAGGAAAAAATAG
- the plsY gene encoding glycerol-3-phosphate 1-O-acyltransferase PlsY produces MATFILPVFLIVLSYGLGSISFSYIVSRKIAGIDIREHGSKNAGATNTLRVLGVGPAVLVLVLDALKGSLAVLLSLYLTHDPVWPVLAGLAAIVGHNWPVFFGFKGGKGVATTIGVVAVLTFLPGLLAGIVAILAIVIFRYVSLGSLIFVTLLPLMIVLLDRLTALSYPTVYVIGVFVIMILSYIRHRSNIVRLIRGEENKIGGTT; encoded by the coding sequence ATGGCAACGTTCATATTACCTGTTTTTTTGATCGTTCTAAGCTATGGTTTAGGCTCGATCAGCTTTAGTTATATTGTCAGCCGCAAAATAGCCGGAATCGACATTAGGGAACACGGCTCCAAGAATGCAGGTGCAACGAATACGCTGCGGGTGCTAGGAGTGGGACCGGCCGTTCTCGTTTTAGTTTTGGATGCTTTAAAGGGCAGTCTGGCTGTCCTCTTGTCACTCTACCTGACCCATGATCCTGTGTGGCCAGTGCTTGCCGGTTTGGCGGCCATCGTTGGCCATAATTGGCCAGTCTTTTTCGGGTTTAAAGGGGGTAAGGGAGTTGCCACCACGATTGGTGTGGTCGCTGTTTTAACTTTTTTGCCTGGTTTGTTGGCAGGTATCGTGGCTATTTTAGCCATTGTCATATTCCGCTATGTATCCTTGGGATCTTTAATTTTTGTCACCTTGCTGCCGCTGATGATTGTTTTGCTTGACCGTCTGACTGCACTGTCCTATCCAACAGTATATGTTATCGGGGTTTTTGTCATTATGATCCTCTCCTATATTCGTCACCGGTCTAATATTGTTCGTCTTATCCGTGGTGAAGAAAACAAGATAGGGGGAACGACATGA
- a CDS encoding NAD(P)H-dependent glycerol-3-phosphate dehydrogenase — MSKVAVIGAGSWGTALSIVLADNGCEVAIYARRQEQVDEINHQHTNHRYLPDITLPANIVAYPSYRQVLEGAQYVLIALPTAAIRTALREMVKELDHCPLLIHSSKGLEPDTYKRVSEMIAEEVPESKRRGIVVLSGPSHAEEVSRRSPTTVVVAAPELKQAEEVQDLFINQHFRVYTNTDMLGVEIGGALKNIIALGAGLSDGLGYGDNAKAALMTRGLTEIARLGVQMGAHPLTFAGLAGVGDLIVTCTSRHSRNWRCGYAIGQGKPLNEVLQSMGMVVEGVRTTKAAYQIAQNKKVEMPITKELYHVLFEGKSPRQAVDDLMRRGRTHEMESRFFDDFNRYF; from the coding sequence ATGAGTAAAGTTGCAGTGATTGGGGCAGGGAGTTGGGGAACCGCCCTTTCCATTGTTTTAGCTGATAACGGCTGTGAAGTAGCCATTTACGCCCGCCGGCAGGAACAAGTGGATGAAATCAACCACCAGCATACCAACCACCGCTATTTGCCGGATATTACTCTGCCGGCTAACATTGTGGCCTACCCGTCTTACCGCCAGGTGTTAGAAGGCGCTCAATATGTTCTCATTGCGCTTCCCACTGCAGCGATCCGTACGGCACTAAGGGAGATGGTTAAAGAGCTGGATCATTGCCCGCTTCTGATTCATTCGTCAAAAGGGCTGGAACCTGACACGTATAAGCGTGTTTCTGAAATGATTGCGGAGGAGGTACCAGAGTCAAAACGGAGAGGCATTGTTGTGTTGTCTGGCCCCAGCCATGCCGAAGAGGTGAGCCGGCGCTCCCCGACCACAGTGGTTGTTGCCGCACCTGAGCTTAAACAGGCAGAGGAAGTTCAGGATCTGTTTATCAATCAGCACTTTCGTGTCTATACCAACACCGATATGTTAGGTGTTGAGATTGGAGGGGCCTTAAAAAATATCATCGCTTTGGGCGCCGGATTATCAGATGGATTGGGGTACGGTGATAATGCCAAAGCAGCTCTGATGACCAGGGGATTGACAGAGATCGCCAGATTGGGCGTGCAGATGGGAGCCCATCCTTTAACCTTTGCCGGATTGGCTGGTGTAGGGGATCTGATCGTGACCTGTACCAGCCGTCATTCCCGTAACTGGCGCTGTGGCTATGCCATTGGACAAGGGAAGCCCTTGAATGAGGTGTTGCAATCAATGGGTATGGTGGTGGAAGGTGTGCGGACAACCAAGGCCGCTTATCAGATTGCTCAAAACAAGAAGGTAGAGATGCCTATCACCAAGGAGCTGTACCATGTGCTCTTTGAAGGGAAATCGCCCCGGCAGGCTGTTGATGATCTCATGCGACGGGGCCGCACCCATGAAATGGAATCCCGCTTTTTTGATGATTTTAATCGTTATTTCTAA
- a CDS encoding stage VI sporulation protein F, translating into MAKRKDSNNFFDQVEKKTNVSEKDLKALASKVNPEDLQNEKKVRELIAQVAALAGIPVSKEKEDQIVHFLVTHQPNMEEMQAMLRMFLAPKK; encoded by the coding sequence GTGGCGAAAAGAAAAGACTCTAATAACTTTTTTGATCAAGTGGAAAAGAAAACAAACGTGTCGGAGAAGGACTTAAAAGCATTAGCGAGTAAAGTAAACCCTGAGGACCTTCAGAATGAAAAAAAGGTGCGGGAATTAATTGCTCAAGTAGCGGCCTTGGCAGGCATTCCAGTCTCAAAAGAGAAAGAAGACCAAATTGTTCATTTTCTGGTTACACATCAACCCAATATGGAAGAGATGCAGGCCATGCTTCGCATGTTTCTGGCGCCCAAAAAATAG
- the mntR gene encoding transcriptional regulator MntR gives MPTPSMEDYLEQIYSLIQEKGYARVSDIAEALNVHPSSVTKMVQKLDQNKYLVYEKYRGLILTPKGKKIGKRLVDRHTLLEEFLQMIGVPEENIYKDVEGIEHHLSKDSITCIEYLVQYFQEDPKRLEDLLMIKQRNEQEDEEKASDVSDI, from the coding sequence GTGCCAACACCAAGCATGGAAGATTATTTGGAGCAAATCTATTCATTAATTCAAGAAAAAGGATATGCCCGGGTCTCTGATATTGCCGAAGCTTTGAATGTTCACCCCTCGTCCGTGACAAAAATGGTGCAGAAACTGGATCAGAATAAATATCTTGTTTATGAGAAATACAGAGGGCTCATTTTGACACCAAAAGGAAAAAAGATCGGCAAACGTTTGGTAGACCGGCATACCCTGCTGGAAGAATTTTTGCAAATGATCGGTGTACCTGAAGAAAATATCTATAAAGACGTGGAAGGTATTGAACATCATCTGAGCAAGGATTCGATCACATGCATTGAATACCTGGTTCAATACTTTCAGGAGGATCCTAAACGCTTGGAAGACTTGCTGATGATCAAGCAAAGGAATGAACAGGAGGACGAGGAGAAAGCATCAGATGTCTCAGACATTTGA
- a CDS encoding patatin-like phospholipase family protein — protein sequence MLKCDAVFAGGGVKGIAFIGAIRETEERGYQFQRVAGTSAGSIMAALLAAGYSGKEMEGLLEELSFPAFLQADWIGRLPGIGKPLNILFRNGMYNTAGLEQWIRDKLIKKGIWSFGDLPEGKLKIIASDITNGRIMIIPDDLPFYDLDPAPFPIARAVRMSCSIPYFFQPVMINQNKKKVVVVDGGLLSNYPIWIFDSKQTPRWPTFGFRLKGADRYQPMKISGPFSMFKAIFTTMMEAHDRRHIEDHDAIRTVFISVENIRATDFHLTLEQKQKLVRLGREEAKRFFDQWSFSNYISRYRRAPVNIKSKSQKGD from the coding sequence TTGCTCAAGTGTGATGCGGTATTTGCAGGTGGCGGGGTGAAAGGCATTGCCTTTATTGGGGCCATTCGGGAAACGGAAGAAAGGGGATACCAGTTTCAACGTGTAGCTGGAACGTCAGCTGGCTCCATTATGGCTGCCTTGCTTGCCGCAGGATATTCGGGAAAAGAGATGGAGGGGCTTTTAGAAGAGTTATCATTTCCTGCATTTTTGCAAGCGGATTGGATCGGGCGCCTGCCGGGGATAGGCAAGCCCTTGAATATTCTGTTCCGCAATGGCATGTACAATACTGCCGGTCTTGAGCAATGGATAAGAGACAAGTTAATCAAAAAAGGCATTTGGAGTTTTGGTGATCTGCCGGAGGGAAAATTGAAAATTATTGCTTCTGACATTACCAATGGAAGGATCATGATTATTCCTGATGATCTCCCTTTTTATGACCTCGACCCTGCTCCATTTCCGATTGCTCGAGCGGTTAGAATGAGCTGTTCGATTCCTTATTTTTTTCAGCCTGTCATGATAAATCAAAACAAAAAAAAAGTTGTTGTGGTTGACGGGGGGCTATTGAGCAATTACCCCATTTGGATATTTGATTCCAAACAGACTCCCCGCTGGCCCACATTCGGATTCCGCTTAAAGGGGGCTGATCGTTATCAGCCAATGAAAATTTCAGGACCGTTCAGCATGTTTAAGGCCATCTTTACCACCATGATGGAAGCTCACGACCGTCGTCATATTGAAGACCATGATGCCATTCGCACAGTGTTTATTTCCGTTGAAAATATAAGGGCTACTGACTTTCATTTAACGCTGGAACAAAAACAAAAGCTCGTCCGCTTGGGACGAGAGGAAGCGAAGCGCTTTTTTGACCAATGGAGTTTTTCAAATTATATCTCCCGCTACAGGCGGGCACCAGTGAACATTAAAAGCAAAAGTCAAAAGGGAGACTAA
- a CDS encoding SA1362 family protein, translating into MMVRQVNRSLLQLRQPFFVFFVSLAAFGLIYRLVEDPVGLASNAVLLVLVLAAFYGIYRYIYRKGKPTHHHHPPVSRPSVKNRHNLDIPTLSGKRAAINRKPRQKRKDYPFKVIEGNKGKKKRPFSS; encoded by the coding sequence ATGATGGTGCGTCAAGTCAATCGATCACTTTTACAACTGAGACAACCTTTTTTCGTTTTTTTTGTCAGCCTAGCTGCCTTTGGGCTCATCTACCGCTTGGTGGAAGATCCTGTAGGGCTGGCCAGCAATGCTGTTTTGCTGGTTTTGGTGCTAGCTGCATTTTATGGGATCTATCGTTATATTTACCGCAAAGGCAAGCCCACACATCACCACCATCCACCTGTATCCAGGCCTTCGGTCAAAAACAGACACAATCTTGATATACCCACCCTTTCGGGCAAAAGGGCTGCGATAAACAGAAAGCCGAGACAAAAGCGAAAAGATTACCCGTTCAAAGTGATTGAAGGAAATAAAGGCAAAAAGAAAAGACCCTTTTCTTCCTAG
- a CDS encoding DUF1385 domain-containing protein, translating to MNTETKPQYGGQAIVEGVMFAGRKAYVSAIRRKDGRIDYLEVERTEREWMKQLKKIPLIRGNVALIEAAANGSKHLNFSTERYDVDPEDDAQLANVKQSKLTMILGVAFIGVLSFALSKIIFTALPAIMAHSLFKAWFPGHIEQNLIEGMIKTLLLLGYIYLISLTPLVKRLFQYHGAEHKVINCYEQNKPLTVEHVQACSRLHYRCGSSFILFTIIIGVFLYLFVPSEPLWERILYRLALIPVVIGVSYEVLQLTNKCRNIPVLKYLGYPGLAVQLLTTKDPTDDQVEVAIASFKRLLEREQALNPMAADQVQTDQARPYVYQS from the coding sequence GTGAACACAGAAACCAAACCGCAATACGGAGGACAAGCGATCGTAGAAGGTGTCATGTTCGCTGGAAGGAAAGCATATGTTAGCGCCATTCGCCGCAAAGATGGGCGTATAGATTACTTAGAAGTGGAAAGAACTGAAAGAGAATGGATGAAACAGTTAAAAAAAATTCCTCTTATCCGTGGTAATGTGGCTTTGATTGAAGCAGCAGCCAATGGAAGCAAACATTTAAATTTCTCCACCGAACGTTATGATGTAGATCCTGAGGATGATGCTCAACTTGCTAACGTAAAACAATCCAAACTCACGATGATCCTGGGTGTTGCTTTCATTGGCGTGCTTTCTTTTGCCCTGAGCAAAATCATTTTCACCGCATTGCCGGCCATTATGGCCCATTCCCTGTTTAAAGCCTGGTTTCCTGGCCATATTGAGCAAAACCTCATCGAGGGAATGATTAAAACCTTGCTGCTCTTAGGCTACATTTATCTCATCTCATTGACACCGCTGGTGAAGCGCTTATTCCAATATCATGGAGCAGAGCACAAGGTGATCAATTGTTATGAGCAGAACAAACCGTTGACGGTTGAACATGTCCAGGCTTGCTCGCGGCTTCATTACCGTTGCGGAAGCAGTTTTATCCTGTTTACCATCATCATCGGTGTCTTTCTTTATCTGTTTGTCCCTTCAGAACCATTGTGGGAGCGTATACTCTATCGCTTGGCCCTTATCCCTGTTGTCATTGGTGTGTCCTATGAAGTGTTACAGTTAACTAATAAATGCCGGAACATCCCCGTCCTGAAATATTTAGGGTATCCCGGGTTGGCCGTCCAGTTACTTACAACCAAAGACCCCACCGATGATCAAGTTGAGGTGGCCATCGCCTCTTTTAAACGTTTGCTGGAAAGGGAACAGGCCCTCAACCCCATGGCCGCTGACCAGGTTCAAACTGATCAAGCCAGGCCATACGTCTATCAATCATAG
- a CDS encoding S8 family peptidase — translation MPQYIAKLKEDSFQHCSALLDQKGIDYLPLQHIHALCLNASRQWDLFELLGAEHVLRIDRDVMVSLINDSKTNVIQQTVDRQWALQRIGAFIRRIPKRYAPPKVAVIDSGIKAHPYLRLAKKRVNFSDEKGTTDRHGHGTHLAGIIAGYSPVRHNKQLNPFHGVFPRLPLCNVKAFNKTGTSTVSRIIRALGWCIDENIRLVNMSFDLDQHHPALYEAIQACADRGILMTAASGNDGRPGLKYPARYREVIAVGSINQENQVSNFSQFGTDLDVVAPGENIYSTWRDGRFKILSGTSMACAHVTGTLALMLGLKPDLTLAECRQIFSDTCERLPTSLLLQGNGLINLRKIVQQMRE, via the coding sequence ATGCCCCAATATATTGCCAAACTGAAAGAGGATAGTTTCCAACACTGCTCTGCCCTTCTGGATCAAAAAGGTATCGATTATCTGCCTTTGCAGCATATCCATGCTCTCTGTCTCAACGCTTCCAGACAATGGGATCTGTTCGAGTTATTAGGCGCAGAACATGTTCTGCGTATTGACCGGGATGTCATGGTATCCTTGATTAACGACAGCAAAACAAATGTCATTCAACAGACAGTTGACCGTCAGTGGGCTTTACAACGGATCGGTGCCTTCATCAGGCGTATCCCCAAACGGTATGCCCCGCCCAAAGTGGCAGTCATCGACTCAGGCATCAAGGCCCACCCTTATTTGCGTCTGGCCAAAAAGCGCGTGAACTTTTCCGATGAAAAGGGCACAACAGACCGGCACGGACACGGCACCCATCTGGCGGGAATCATCGCCGGCTATTCTCCTGTTCGCCATAATAAGCAGCTTAATCCCTTTCACGGTGTTTTTCCCCGTTTGCCCCTGTGTAATGTTAAAGCGTTCAACAAAACAGGTACATCTACAGTATCCCGTATCATCCGTGCTTTGGGGTGGTGTATCGACGAAAACATCCGCCTGGTCAACATGAGCTTCGACCTGGATCAGCACCATCCCGCCCTTTATGAGGCGATCCAGGCCTGTGCAGATCGGGGCATCCTGATGACAGCTGCCAGCGGTAATGACGGTCGTCCTGGTCTTAAATATCCTGCCCGCTACAGAGAAGTAATTGCCGTCGGTTCCATCAACCAGGAAAATCAGGTTTCTAATTTCAGTCAATTCGGAACAGACCTGGATGTGGTCGCGCCCGGGGAAAACATTTACTCCACCTGGCGTGACGGCCGCTTTAAGATCCTCTCAGGCACATCAATGGCCTGTGCCCATGTGACTGGCACCCTTGCTCTGATGTTAGGCTTAAAGCCGGACCTTACCCTAGCAGAGTGCCGCCAAATCTTCTCTGATACCTGCGAGCGCCTGCCCACTTCCTTGCTGCTGCAAGGCAATGGTCTGATCAACTTGCGCAAGATCGTCCAGCAGATGAGGGAGTAG
- a CDS encoding YqhR family membrane protein, giving the protein MEKEERRESKGFIYAIGFVGGILGGLAAYISHFFNFIPFGPAVIWQFWPWYHTVHWLRGPWGHLGAILVIGVFSILPAWLYYLLLRNMETPWAGIWFGVALWMLIFLGFHPLIPGMKSVQQLGWQTNIVLVCIFILYGLFAGYSISYEVKQHEMDERSG; this is encoded by the coding sequence ATGGAGAAAGAGGAGCGACGAGAGTCAAAAGGATTTATCTATGCCATCGGTTTTGTAGGCGGAATTCTTGGGGGATTGGCAGCATATATCAGCCACTTTTTTAACTTTATCCCATTTGGTCCCGCTGTGATCTGGCAGTTTTGGCCCTGGTATCACACTGTCCACTGGCTGCGAGGGCCTTGGGGGCATTTAGGTGCCATTCTTGTCATTGGTGTGTTTTCTATTCTGCCCGCTTGGCTGTATTATCTGTTGTTGCGTAACATGGAGACACCTTGGGCAGGCATCTGGTTCGGAGTCGCCCTGTGGATGCTTATTTTTTTAGGGTTTCACCCTTTAATCCCAGGGATGAAATCGGTTCAGCAGCTGGGTTGGCAAACCAATATTGTGCTGGTGTGTATTTTTATTTTATATGGGCTGTTTGCAGGGTACTCTATTTCTTATGAAGTCAAACAGCATGAAATGGATGAACGTTCGGGTTGA
- the aroQ gene encoding type II 3-dehydroquinate dehydratase: MSAFLVLNGPNLNRLGQREPAIYGRATLDDLEQELLAWGKARQVRIDCFQSNHEGELIDRIHQAEEVYQGIVFNPGAFTHYSYALRDAVASINLPVIEVHISNIHKRESFRHQSVLAPVCLGQISGLGLAGYRLALEALLEYIKKQE, translated from the coding sequence ATGAGTGCGTTTCTGGTTTTAAACGGCCCTAATTTGAACCGCCTTGGCCAAAGAGAACCGGCCATTTACGGGCGGGCGACGCTGGATGACCTTGAACAGGAATTGTTGGCCTGGGGAAAAGCCCGCCAGGTCCGGATCGATTGCTTCCAATCCAATCATGAAGGAGAGCTCATTGACCGGATTCATCAAGCAGAAGAAGTTTACCAGGGGATTGTTTTTAATCCAGGTGCTTTTACCCATTACAGCTATGCTTTACGGGACGCTGTTGCCAGTATTAATCTTCCTGTGATTGAGGTTCATATTTCCAACATACATAAAAGGGAGTCTTTCCGGCATCAGTCGGTACTAGCCCCTGTTTGTTTAGGTCAGATCAGCGGACTAGGTCTGGCCGGCTATCGCTTAGCCTTAGAGGCGCTCTTAGAATACATTAAGAAGCAGGAGTGA